From Eleftheria terrae, the proteins below share one genomic window:
- a CDS encoding MOSC domain-containing protein has protein sequence MSEPNFVVSGLYVYPIKSCAGVSLPESLIVETGLEFDRAWMVVDDRGHFVSQRELPRMALIRPTLRHADMVLRAPGMLALHVAYDSVEAACTVRLWNEMVRAYDMGDLAAQWFSDFLGRPLRLVRYDPEHKRLSDAAWTDGREAENQFSDGFPYLVVSQSSVDELNRRLQARGQAPVSVERFRPNIVISGDLDPNAEDYFDELQIETPQGLVRLQMCKPCTRCNIPNVDPQTGATGHEPGDTLSLYRQDMRLNGAITFGMNAMLLQGLEHLLGIGARGRATLDF, from the coding sequence GTGAGCGAACCGAACTTCGTCGTCTCGGGCCTGTACGTCTACCCGATCAAGTCATGCGCGGGCGTGTCGCTGCCCGAGTCCCTCATCGTCGAGACCGGCCTGGAATTCGACCGGGCCTGGATGGTGGTGGACGACCGCGGGCACTTCGTCAGCCAGCGCGAGCTGCCCCGCATGGCACTGATCCGCCCCACCCTGCGGCACGCCGACATGGTGCTGCGGGCGCCCGGCATGCTGGCGCTGCACGTTGCCTACGACAGCGTGGAGGCCGCCTGCACGGTGCGGCTGTGGAACGAGATGGTGCGTGCCTATGACATGGGCGACCTGGCGGCGCAGTGGTTCAGCGACTTCCTGGGCCGTCCGCTCCGGCTGGTGCGCTACGACCCGGAGCACAAGCGCCTGTCGGACGCGGCCTGGACCGACGGACGCGAGGCCGAGAACCAGTTCAGCGATGGCTTTCCCTATCTGGTGGTGTCGCAGTCCTCGGTGGACGAACTCAACCGCCGGCTGCAGGCTCGCGGGCAGGCGCCGGTGTCGGTGGAGCGCTTCCGGCCCAACATCGTGATCTCCGGCGACCTCGACCCCAATGCCGAGGACTATTTCGACGAACTGCAGATCGAGACGCCGCAGGGCCTGGTGCGGCTGCAGATGTGCAAGCCCTGCACGCGCTGCAACATTCCCAACGTGGATCCTCAAACCGGCGCCACCGGCCATGAACCGGGCGACACGCTGTCGCTCTACCGGCAGGACATGCGCCTCAACGGTGCCATCACCTTCGGCATGAACGCGATGCTGCTGCAGGGGCTGGAGCACCTGCTGGGCATCGGCGCCCGCGGCCGCGCGACGCTCGACTTCTGA
- a CDS encoding M61 family metallopeptidase, whose protein sequence is MIAYRIEPLDLNAHLFRVSLRIEQPAAEQRVSLPVWIPGSYLVREFGRHLQQLSARQGRQELVPEQLDKTSWLLRCQGRAALDISYQVYAFDTSVRAAFLDASRGFFNGTSVFLRVEGREQEPQRVEIRGLPRGWQVATALPALQVDGRGQGSYEAADYDELVDHPVELGSFWRGEFKAGGVPHEFVVAGALPGFDGSRLLQDARRICEAQIAFWHGRKRPPFKRYVFLLNAVDDSYGGLEHRASTALICGRRDLPRLGDSSQSEGYVTLLGLISHEYFHTWNVKRLRPAEFARYDYTRENYTELLWFFEGFTSYYDDLFLVRAGLIDEARYLKLLAKTVSGVLATPGREVQSVAQASFDAWVKYYRQDENSVNATVSYYTKGSLVALALDLSLRSEGRGSLDQVMAELWQRSAGGPVSEADIAAALKQVAGRSYARELSRWVHGTQDLPLEPLLKAVAVGWSLQPAPLAQRLGLRSADTAGGVQVKAVMRGGAAEQAGLAAGDEVLGVGDWRLRKLDDLPLLAREGQPMELLVARDQRLLRLRLQLPEARQTGPVVLAPASSAGADAQALREAWLKGR, encoded by the coding sequence ATGATCGCCTACCGCATCGAACCCCTGGACCTGAACGCGCACCTGTTCCGCGTCAGCCTGCGCATCGAGCAACCGGCTGCCGAGCAGCGCGTGTCGCTGCCGGTGTGGATTCCCGGCAGCTACCTGGTGCGGGAGTTCGGCCGCCACCTGCAGCAGCTGAGCGCCCGCCAGGGCCGCCAGGAGCTGGTGCCCGAGCAGCTCGACAAGACCAGCTGGCTGCTGCGCTGCCAAGGCCGCGCGGCGCTCGACATCAGCTACCAGGTCTACGCCTTCGACACCTCGGTGCGGGCGGCCTTCCTCGACGCGAGCCGCGGCTTCTTCAACGGCACCAGCGTCTTCCTGAGAGTGGAGGGCCGCGAGCAAGAGCCCCAGCGCGTCGAGATCCGCGGCCTGCCGCGTGGCTGGCAAGTGGCCACCGCGCTGCCGGCACTGCAGGTGGACGGCCGCGGCCAGGGCAGCTACGAGGCGGCCGACTACGACGAGCTGGTCGACCACCCGGTGGAACTGGGCAGCTTCTGGCGGGGTGAATTCAAGGCCGGCGGCGTGCCGCACGAGTTCGTGGTCGCGGGGGCGCTGCCCGGTTTTGACGGCAGCCGGCTGCTGCAGGACGCGCGCCGCATCTGCGAAGCGCAGATCGCCTTCTGGCATGGCCGCAAGCGCCCGCCGTTCAAGCGCTACGTCTTCCTGCTCAACGCGGTGGACGACAGCTATGGCGGCCTGGAGCACCGCGCCAGTACCGCGCTGATCTGCGGGCGGCGCGACCTGCCGCGGCTGGGCGACAGCAGCCAGAGCGAAGGCTATGTGACCCTGCTGGGCCTGATCAGCCACGAGTACTTCCACACCTGGAACGTCAAGCGCCTGCGGCCCGCCGAGTTCGCGCGCTACGACTACACGCGCGAGAACTACACCGAGCTGCTGTGGTTCTTCGAAGGCTTCACCTCCTACTACGACGACCTGTTCCTGGTGCGCGCCGGGCTGATCGACGAGGCGCGCTACCTGAAGTTGCTGGCCAAGACGGTGAGCGGCGTGCTCGCCACGCCCGGGCGCGAGGTGCAGAGCGTCGCGCAGGCCAGCTTCGACGCCTGGGTGAAGTACTACCGGCAGGACGAGAACAGCGTCAATGCCACCGTCAGCTACTACACCAAGGGCTCGCTGGTGGCGCTCGCGCTGGACCTGAGCCTGCGCAGCGAAGGCCGCGGCTCGCTCGACCAGGTGATGGCCGAGCTGTGGCAGCGCTCGGCCGGGGGGCCGGTGTCGGAAGCCGACATCGCCGCAGCGCTGAAGCAGGTGGCGGGCCGCTCGTATGCCCGCGAGCTGTCGCGCTGGGTGCATGGCACGCAGGACCTGCCGCTGGAGCCGCTGCTGAAGGCGGTGGCCGTCGGCTGGAGCCTGCAGCCGGCGCCGCTGGCGCAACGCCTGGGCCTGCGGTCGGCCGATACGGCGGGTGGCGTGCAGGTCAAGGCGGTGATGCGGGGCGGTGCGGCCGAGCAGGCCGGACTGGCGGCGGGCGACGAAGTGCTCGGCGTGGGCGACTGGCGCCTGCGCAAGCTCGATGACCTGCCGCTGCTGGCGCGCGAAGGCCAGCCCATGGAGCTGCTGGTGGCCCGCGACCAGCGCCTGTTGCGCCTGCGCCTGCAGCTGCCTGAGGCACGGCAGACCGGTCCGGTGGTGCTGGCGCCGGCATCCTCGGCCGGGGCCGACGCACAGGCCTTGCGAGAGGCATGGCTGAAGGGCCGTTGA
- a CDS encoding DsbC family protein — MTLRRAVATASLLLLATTAIAQEATIRKNLAERLPNLPKIDEVSKTAVNGLYEVRLGNEVVYTDAEGNYLIQGEIVDTRAKKNLTQERVNKLTAIDFASLPLQDAIVWKNGSGKRKIAVFADPNCGYCKRFERDLQNVKDVTVYTFLFPILAPDSTTKSNAIWCAKDRTKAWQDWMIRGVAPAAAPAGCNTPVARNTELGRKHRVNGTPALVFEDGTRVPGAMSTEQIEAQLAQVANP; from the coding sequence ATGACGCTGCGCCGTGCGGTCGCCACCGCCTCCCTGCTTCTTCTTGCGACCACTGCCATTGCGCAGGAGGCCACCATCCGCAAGAACCTGGCCGAGCGCCTGCCCAACCTGCCGAAGATCGACGAAGTCAGCAAGACCGCGGTCAACGGGCTGTACGAGGTGCGGCTCGGCAACGAGGTGGTCTACACCGACGCCGAGGGCAACTACCTGATCCAGGGCGAGATCGTCGACACCCGCGCGAAGAAGAACCTGACCCAGGAGCGCGTCAACAAGCTCACCGCGATCGACTTCGCCAGCCTGCCGCTGCAGGACGCCATCGTCTGGAAGAACGGCTCCGGCAAGCGCAAGATCGCCGTCTTCGCGGACCCCAACTGCGGCTACTGCAAACGCTTCGAGCGGGACCTGCAGAACGTCAAGGACGTCACCGTCTACACCTTCCTGTTCCCCATCCTCGCGCCCGACTCCACCACCAAGTCCAACGCGATCTGGTGTGCCAAGGACCGCACCAAGGCCTGGCAGGACTGGATGATCCGCGGCGTTGCGCCGGCCGCCGCGCCGGCTGGCTGCAACACGCCGGTGGCGCGCAACACCGAGCTGGGCCGCAAGCACCGTGTCAACGGCACGCCGGCGCTGGTGTTCGAGGACGGCACCCGTGTGCCCGGCGCGATGAGCACCGAGCAGATCGAGGCCCAGCTGGCCCAGGTCGCCAATCCCTGA
- the ychF gene encoding redox-regulated ATPase YchF, producing the protein MSLKCGIVGLPNVGKSTLFNALTKAGIAAENYPFCTIEPNVGVVELPDPRLAALSAIVKPERVVPAIVEFVDIAGLVAGASKGEGLGNQFLAHIRETDAIVNVVRCFDDPNVIHVAGKVDPISDIEVIQTELCLADLATVEKSLQRYTKVARAGGDKEAQRLVDVLKQCEVSLNEGKPVRSISFSKEEQAVLKPLCLITAKPAMFVGNVDESGFENNPFLDRLREYAAQQNAPVVAICAKTEAELADMEEEDRLMFLQEMGQDEPGLNRLIRAAFKLLGLQTYFTAGVKEVRAWTVPIGATAPQAAGVIHTDFERGFIRAQTIAYDDYIAYKGEQGAKDAGKMRAEGKEYVVKDGDVLHFLFNV; encoded by the coding sequence ATGAGCCTCAAATGCGGCATTGTCGGCTTGCCCAACGTCGGCAAGTCCACGCTGTTCAACGCCCTTACCAAAGCCGGCATCGCCGCCGAGAACTACCCGTTCTGCACGATCGAGCCCAATGTCGGCGTGGTGGAGCTGCCCGACCCGCGCCTGGCGGCGCTGTCGGCCATCGTCAAGCCGGAGCGGGTGGTGCCGGCCATCGTCGAGTTTGTCGACATCGCCGGCCTGGTGGCCGGCGCCTCCAAGGGCGAGGGCCTGGGCAACCAGTTCCTGGCCCACATCCGCGAGACCGACGCCATCGTCAACGTGGTGCGCTGCTTCGACGACCCGAACGTGATCCACGTGGCCGGCAAGGTCGACCCCATCTCCGACATCGAAGTCATCCAGACGGAGCTGTGCCTGGCCGACCTGGCCACCGTCGAGAAGAGCCTGCAACGCTACACCAAGGTGGCGCGGGCCGGTGGCGACAAGGAAGCGCAGCGTCTGGTGGACGTGCTGAAGCAGTGCGAGGTCTCGCTGAACGAAGGCAAGCCGGTGCGCTCCATCAGCTTCAGCAAGGAAGAGCAGGCCGTGCTCAAGCCCTTGTGCCTGATCACCGCCAAGCCGGCGATGTTCGTCGGCAACGTGGATGAAAGCGGCTTCGAGAACAACCCCTTCCTCGACCGGCTGCGCGAGTACGCCGCGCAGCAGAACGCGCCGGTGGTGGCCATCTGCGCCAAGACCGAAGCCGAGCTGGCCGACATGGAAGAAGAAGACCGGCTGATGTTCCTGCAGGAGATGGGTCAGGACGAGCCGGGCCTGAACCGCCTGATCCGCGCCGCCTTCAAGCTGCTGGGGCTGCAGACCTACTTCACGGCCGGCGTGAAGGAAGTGCGCGCCTGGACGGTGCCCATCGGCGCCACCGCCCCGCAGGCCGCCGGCGTCATCCACACCGACTTCGAGCGCGGCTTCATCCGCGCCCAGACCATCGCCTACGACGACTACATCGCCTACAAGGGCGAGCAGGGCGCGAAGGACGCGGGCAAGATGCGGGCGGAAGGCAAGGAGTACGTCGTGAAGGACGGGGACGTGCTGCATTTCTTGTTCAACGTCTGA
- a CDS encoding enoyl-CoA hydratase translates to MSYELILTETRGEAALKAGLITLNRPKQLNALNDQLMDELGAAVKAFDADEGIGCIIITGNEKAFAAGADISAMASWTYMEVYKSDFITRNWEALKSVRKPVIAAVSGYALGGGCELAMMCDFIIAADTAKFGQPEIKLGVIPGAGGTQRLPRAVSKAKAMDLVLTARMMDAAEAERAGLVSRVVPAEQLLKEAFAAAEAICAMSLPVLMAAKECVNRAYEAPLNEGMLFERRVFHSLFASEDQKEGMDAFLNKRPASFKHR, encoded by the coding sequence GTGAGCTACGAACTGATACTGACCGAGACCCGCGGCGAAGCGGCCTTGAAGGCCGGCCTCATCACCCTGAACCGGCCCAAGCAGCTCAACGCGCTGAACGACCAGCTGATGGACGAGCTCGGGGCGGCGGTGAAGGCCTTCGATGCCGACGAGGGCATCGGCTGCATCATCATCACCGGCAACGAGAAGGCCTTCGCGGCCGGCGCCGACATCTCGGCGATGGCCAGCTGGACCTACATGGAGGTCTACAAGTCCGACTTCATCACCCGCAACTGGGAAGCGCTGAAGAGCGTGCGCAAGCCGGTGATCGCGGCGGTGTCCGGCTATGCCCTGGGCGGCGGCTGCGAGCTGGCGATGATGTGCGACTTCATCATTGCGGCCGACACCGCCAAGTTTGGCCAGCCCGAGATCAAGCTGGGCGTCATCCCCGGCGCCGGCGGCACGCAGCGGCTGCCGCGCGCGGTGTCCAAGGCCAAGGCGATGGACCTGGTGCTGACGGCCCGCATGATGGACGCCGCCGAAGCCGAGCGCGCCGGCCTGGTCTCGCGCGTGGTGCCGGCCGAGCAGTTGCTGAAGGAGGCCTTCGCCGCGGCCGAGGCGATCTGCGCGATGTCGCTGCCGGTGCTGATGGCAGCCAAGGAATGCGTCAACCGCGCCTACGAGGCACCGCTCAACGAGGGCATGCTGTTCGAGCGGCGGGTGTTCCACTCGCTGTTCGCCTCGGAAGACCAGAAGGAAGGCATGGACGCCTTCCTGAACAAGCGCCCCGCCAGCTTCAAGCACCGCTGA
- a CDS encoding FAD-dependent monooxygenase encodes MNAYDVSIQGSGIVGKTLALSLARLGLHVALSRPSAPPAEPDVRAYALSAKSVALLRALKVWDGLPAHAATPVYEMRVAGDASPGGLLEFTAWEQGVGELAWIADAAALEAALSQAVRFQAHVTEVEAAPRAALTAICEGKASAEREARGVQWQRHGYGQTAIAARLVSDQPHRGVARQWFRSPDILALLPFGLPEPERSYGLVWSLPEQRAADLMALDDDAFTEALQAACGDGAGRLRLQSPRAAWPLALAQADRWSGPGWVLLGDAAHVVHPLAGQGLNLGLADVEVLTRVLRERESWRSCGDEKLLRRYERARTVPTWAMGRVTDGLLHLFAAEAAPWRELRNRGLTLVNHLTPLKRWLTGRALDS; translated from the coding sequence ATGAACGCATATGACGTTTCGATACAGGGCAGCGGCATCGTCGGCAAGACGCTGGCGCTCAGCCTTGCCCGGCTCGGGCTGCATGTGGCGCTGAGCCGTCCGTCGGCACCGCCGGCCGAGCCGGACGTGCGGGCCTACGCGCTGAGTGCGAAGTCGGTCGCGTTGCTGCGGGCGCTCAAGGTCTGGGACGGGCTGCCGGCCCATGCCGCCACGCCGGTCTACGAGATGCGCGTCGCGGGCGATGCGTCGCCGGGCGGGCTGCTCGAGTTCACCGCCTGGGAGCAGGGTGTCGGTGAGCTGGCCTGGATTGCCGATGCGGCGGCGCTGGAGGCCGCGCTGTCGCAGGCGGTCCGCTTCCAGGCCCATGTCACCGAGGTCGAGGCCGCGCCGCGCGCCGCCTTGACCGCCATCTGCGAAGGCAAGGCCTCGGCCGAGCGCGAGGCGCGCGGCGTGCAGTGGCAGCGCCATGGCTATGGCCAGACCGCGATTGCTGCCCGCCTGGTCTCGGACCAACCGCACCGCGGCGTCGCGAGGCAGTGGTTCCGCTCGCCCGACATCCTCGCCTTGCTGCCCTTCGGCCTGCCGGAGCCGGAGCGCAGCTACGGCCTGGTGTGGTCGCTGCCGGAGCAGCGCGCCGCGGACCTCATGGCCCTCGACGACGATGCCTTCACCGAGGCACTGCAGGCGGCCTGCGGCGACGGCGCCGGCCGGCTGCGCCTGCAGTCGCCGCGGGCGGCCTGGCCCCTGGCGCTGGCACAGGCCGATCGCTGGAGCGGCCCGGGCTGGGTGCTGCTGGGCGATGCGGCGCATGTGGTGCACCCGCTCGCCGGGCAGGGCCTCAACCTGGGTCTGGCCGATGTCGAAGTGCTGACGCGCGTGCTGCGCGAGCGCGAGTCCTGGCGCTCCTGTGGCGACGAGAAGCTGCTGCGGCGCTACGAGCGTGCGCGCACCGTGCCGACCTGGGCGATGGGCCGTGTCACCGACGGCTTGTTGCACCTCTTCGCCGCGGAGGCGGCACCATGGCGGGAACTCCGCAACCGCGGCCTGACTCTAGTCAATCACCTCACCCCCCTGAAGCGCTGGCTGACCGGCCGCGCGCTCGACTCCTGA
- a CDS encoding DUF3108 domain-containing protein, whose amino-acid sequence MSPPASAPLRRARRRWGLLPLVLVVALLHLWLTRELAQRLPAPGQSNGPDRLQAMYTRQLTPTAPPPPPAAPAALPPAPRPPAAVKTPAAAPAAVASAADAEPADRPEPPASEAEPVPTEPAASDGTAVAQAPPAASQPEASASMAEEAASEPAAVPAVADAASASGPAFEWPPSTRMSYKLFGYYRGDVHGSAQVEWVKQDEHYQVHVEVMIGPSFAPLMSRRMSSDGLITPDGLAPMRYDEVTRFGFSRRQTQVRFDGDTVTLHNGRQFPALPGVQDSASQFVQLTQRFMRQPGLLRQGQVLEVPLALPRRQDRWYYDVLGEETLDTPFGRLPAFHLKPRRELPLRNELSAEIWFAPSLMYLPVRIRIRQDAETYVDLMISRLPEQAVPLTSRTPGTPP is encoded by the coding sequence TTGAGCCCCCCGGCCTCGGCGCCGCTGCGGCGGGCCCGCCGCCGCTGGGGCCTGTTGCCCTTGGTGCTGGTGGTGGCCTTGCTGCACCTGTGGCTCACCCGCGAGCTGGCGCAACGCCTGCCGGCGCCGGGCCAGTCGAACGGGCCGGATCGCTTGCAGGCGATGTACACCCGCCAGTTGACGCCCACTGCCCCGCCACCCCCGCCCGCGGCACCCGCGGCGCTACCGCCGGCCCCGCGGCCACCGGCCGCTGTCAAGACGCCGGCGGCTGCCCCGGCGGCCGTGGCCAGCGCCGCGGACGCTGAACCCGCCGACAGGCCGGAACCGCCGGCCAGCGAAGCCGAACCGGTGCCGACCGAGCCGGCCGCCAGCGACGGCACAGCGGTGGCGCAGGCGCCGCCCGCTGCGTCACAGCCGGAGGCCTCGGCCTCCATGGCCGAGGAGGCTGCCAGCGAGCCGGCCGCCGTGCCCGCGGTCGCCGATGCGGCCAGTGCCAGCGGCCCGGCCTTCGAATGGCCGCCCTCCACCCGCATGAGCTACAAGCTGTTCGGCTATTACCGGGGTGACGTGCATGGCAGCGCCCAGGTCGAATGGGTCAAGCAGGACGAGCACTACCAGGTGCATGTGGAGGTGATGATCGGCCCCAGCTTCGCGCCCTTGATGAGCCGGCGCATGAGCAGCGACGGCCTCATCACACCGGACGGCCTGGCGCCGATGCGCTACGACGAGGTGACCCGCTTCGGCTTCAGCCGGCGGCAGACCCAGGTGCGCTTCGACGGCGACACCGTCACCTTGCACAATGGCCGGCAGTTTCCGGCCTTGCCCGGGGTGCAGGACAGCGCCAGCCAGTTCGTGCAGCTGACCCAGCGCTTCATGCGCCAGCCGGGGCTGCTGCGGCAGGGCCAGGTGCTGGAGGTGCCGCTGGCCCTGCCACGGCGGCAGGACCGCTGGTACTACGATGTGCTCGGCGAGGAGACGCTCGACACGCCCTTTGGCCGGCTGCCGGCCTTCCACCTGAAGCCGCGGCGCGAGCTGCCGCTGCGCAACGAGCTGTCCGCCGAGATCTGGTTTGCCCCCAGCCTGATGTACCTGCCGGTGCGCATCCGCATCCGCCAGGACGCCGAGACCTATGTCGACCTGATGATCTCGCGCCTGCCGGAGCAGGCCGTGCCGCTCACGTCCCGGACTCCAGGAACGCCGCCTTGA
- a CDS encoding DUF3429 domain-containing protein, which yields MSGAANRAAAPQGPNPVALKLGYAGLLPFVLGAALVWLVHRQVVPHVAGPLAVYAGMVLASLGGVHWGLGMRQAVPSPALYAWGVVPALVGWVAVVMPPHAGLVVLGVMLVACYAVDRRVYPRHGAASWLVLRFRQTAVGSLSCFLAAAGT from the coding sequence TTGAGTGGTGCAGCGAACCGGGCGGCCGCCCCGCAGGGGCCCAACCCCGTCGCCCTGAAGCTGGGCTACGCCGGCCTGCTTCCGTTTGTGCTGGGGGCCGCGCTGGTGTGGCTGGTGCACCGGCAGGTGGTGCCACATGTCGCGGGACCGCTGGCGGTCTATGCCGGCATGGTGCTGGCCAGCCTGGGCGGCGTGCACTGGGGCCTGGGCATGCGCCAGGCGGTGCCTTCGCCCGCCTTGTATGCCTGGGGCGTGGTGCCGGCGCTGGTGGGCTGGGTGGCAGTGGTCATGCCGCCCCATGCCGGGCTGGTGGTGCTGGGTGTCATGCTGGTCGCCTGCTACGCGGTGGACCGCCGCGTCTATCCGCGCCATGGCGCGGCTTCCTGGCTTGTGCTGCGTTTTCGCCAGACGGCGGTCGGCAGCCTGAGCTGTTTCCTGGCTGCCGCGGGCACTTGA
- a CDS encoding AsmA family protein, which produces MQGKQRTWIKRALLALGALLLVLLAVAAWLVATFDANRYKGTLVEWVREHKQRTLAIDGPVALSVFPRLEVTLRQVSLSEHRRADEFLRVEEAALAVEVLPLLRQQLVVERIAARGLRLSYTRDAEGRRNIDDLLRPEQPDSPDEPRDRPPPQFDIKSVQLDDVRLRIGDVPAKLRGEVGLHSLSLGRLADRTESPLQLDAQLGLQEPAVEGRLKLDTRLWLDLATGSIDLRGTELNWQGHAFGVRDLDTRLSGTLSYQGQQGAVRAENLQLESRALLGGLRLEPATLTLARFGYEPQAKVLTIEQLALKLKAVRDKQPIDASLQWPRLQVQGQSLSGSALSGELALGGAQPWKASFRSAAPSGNFDELRLPGFEATLASSGSRQLSGTVHAEVGIQPAKAALALEALKVQARLQDPSLKPLAVTLEGRLAGSTQSAQWRLAGALNDNRFHTEGQALFAGTVPTLKASGDFTSLDLNTLLPEPAPAPAAQPAPKAPAAVADTPVDLSPLRQLQGSLSLKAGSLVWRPYELKDARIEATLEGGMLRVSTLAGRIWGGSIAASAFADARAQRVMLKGSGENIDIDAALRDVARKDLMEGRGRITLDLEAAGKSVNEMKSRLAGQAAVQLRDGAIKGINLARTLREAKAALGARQDRQQQARQTEKTDFSELSASFQVAEGVARNRDLDVKSPFLRLGGEGAIDIGRSSIDYLLRASVANTSKGQGGDDLAALRGLTVPVALSGPLQAPAWQVQWSAVAAAAAEAAVKNKLEDKLRDKLGLEAAPPPPAAASSPGGKQDARKAAREQLKEQLLKGLLK; this is translated from the coding sequence ATGCAAGGAAAACAAAGAACGTGGATCAAACGGGCCCTGCTGGCCCTCGGTGCGCTGCTGCTGGTGCTGCTGGCGGTGGCGGCCTGGCTGGTGGCGACCTTCGACGCGAACCGGTACAAGGGCACCCTCGTCGAATGGGTGCGCGAACACAAGCAGCGCACGCTGGCCATTGACGGCCCGGTGGCGCTGAGCGTCTTTCCGCGCCTGGAAGTCACGCTGCGCCAGGTCTCCCTGAGCGAGCACCGCCGGGCCGACGAATTCCTGCGGGTGGAGGAGGCGGCACTGGCGGTGGAGGTGCTGCCGCTGCTGCGCCAGCAGCTGGTGGTCGAGCGCATCGCGGCACGCGGCCTGCGCCTGAGCTACACCCGCGATGCCGAGGGCCGGCGCAATATCGACGACCTGTTGCGCCCGGAGCAACCCGACTCGCCCGATGAGCCGCGCGACCGCCCACCGCCGCAGTTCGACATCAAGTCGGTCCAGCTCGACGATGTGCGCCTGCGCATCGGCGACGTGCCGGCCAAGCTGCGCGGCGAAGTGGGCCTGCACTCGCTTTCGCTCGGCCGCCTGGCCGACCGCACCGAATCGCCGCTGCAGCTCGACGCCCAGCTGGGCCTGCAGGAGCCCGCGGTGGAGGGACGGCTGAAGCTCGACACCCGCCTGTGGCTGGACCTGGCCACCGGATCCATCGACCTGCGCGGCACCGAGTTGAACTGGCAAGGGCATGCGTTCGGCGTGCGCGACCTCGACACCCGCCTGAGCGGCACCCTGTCCTACCAGGGCCAGCAAGGCGCCGTGCGCGCCGAAAACCTGCAGCTGGAGAGCCGCGCGCTGCTGGGCGGGCTGCGGCTGGAACCCGCCACGCTCACGCTGGCGCGCTTCGGCTACGAGCCCCAGGCCAAGGTGCTGACCATCGAGCAGCTGGCCCTCAAGCTCAAGGCGGTGCGCGACAAGCAGCCCATCGACGCCAGCCTGCAATGGCCGCGGCTGCAGGTGCAGGGCCAGTCGCTCAGCGGCAGCGCATTGTCGGGCGAGCTGGCGCTGGGCGGCGCCCAGCCTTGGAAGGCCAGCTTCCGCTCGGCCGCCCCGAGCGGCAACTTCGATGAGCTGCGCCTGCCGGGCTTCGAAGCCACGCTGGCCAGCAGCGGCAGCCGGCAGCTCTCCGGCACGGTGCACGCCGAAGTGGGCATCCAGCCGGCCAAGGCGGCGCTTGCGCTTGAAGCGCTGAAGGTGCAGGCACGGCTGCAGGACCCGTCGCTCAAGCCCCTGGCGGTCACGCTGGAGGGCCGCCTGGCCGGCTCGACGCAGTCGGCGCAATGGCGACTGGCCGGCGCTTTGAACGACAACCGCTTCCACACCGAAGGCCAGGCCCTCTTCGCCGGCACCGTGCCGACGCTGAAGGCCAGCGGCGACTTCACCAGCCTCGACCTCAACACCCTGCTGCCCGAGCCGGCGCCGGCCCCCGCCGCGCAGCCGGCCCCCAAGGCGCCGGCCGCTGTGGCCGATACGCCAGTGGACCTGTCGCCGCTGCGCCAGCTGCAGGGCAGCCTGTCGCTCAAGGCGGGCAGCCTGGTGTGGCGGCCCTACGAGTTGAAGGACGCCCGCATCGAGGCCACGCTCGAAGGCGGCATGTTGCGCGTCAGCACGCTGGCCGGGCGCATCTGGGGCGGCAGCATCGCCGCCAGCGCATTTGCCGATGCACGGGCGCAGCGGGTGATGCTCAAGGGCAGCGGCGAGAACATCGACATCGATGCCGCCTTGCGCGACGTCGCCCGCAAGGACCTGATGGAAGGCCGCGGCCGCATCACGCTGGACCTGGAGGCCGCCGGCAAGAGCGTCAACGAGATGAAGTCGCGCCTGGCCGGCCAGGCGGCGGTGCAGCTGCGTGACGGCGCCATCAAGGGCATCAACCTGGCCCGCACGCTGCGCGAGGCCAAGGCGGCCCTTGGCGCCCGCCAGGACCGCCAACAGCAGGCCCGCCAGACCGAGAAGACCGACTTCTCCGAACTGAGCGCCAGCTTCCAGGTGGCCGAAGGCGTGGCGCGCAACCGCGACCTGGACGTCAAGAGCCCCTTCCTGCGCCTGGGCGGCGAGGGCGCGATCGACATCGGCCGCAGCAGCATCGACTACCTGCTGCGCGCCAGCGTCGCCAACACCAGCAAGGGTCAGGGCGGCGACGATCTGGCGGCGCTGCGCGGCCTGACCGTGCCGGTGGCCCTCAGCGGCCCGCTGCAGGCACCGGCGTGGCAGGTGCAGTGGTCGGCGGTGGCCGCCGCGGCCGCGGAAGCCGCAGTGAAGAACAAGCTGGAGGACAAGCTCAGGGACAAGCTGGGCCTGGAGGCCGCACCACCGCCGCCGGCGGCCGCGTCGTCGCCAGGCGGCAAGCAGGACGCCAGGAAGGCGGCTCGTGAACAGCTGAAGGAACAACTCCTCAAGGGGCTACTCAAGTGA